A segment of the Xenorhabdus bovienii SS-2004 genome:
CTGTTCAATGGCATCAACCGGATCATCGGTACGGATAATATCTTGGCGGATACGCTCACGCAGATGTTGATAAACAGCAACGAAAAATTGAATTTTACGTTCTGGACGTTTGGGATCTTCAGACAAACGCAGTGCATCGCGCAGGTGTTCATTATTTGCCACCGCCAGACGCAATGCTCCCAGCGCTTTATCCGACATTGAACGCAGCTCATCTCCATTCATATAGGCCAGTTCGCGGCGATGGAGGCGACGCTCAACACCATTATCTTTCACCAGCCGCATAACAGCACACCAGCCAGCTTTTGAAGAAACCACCTGCTCGCGTTTCTGATAATAGTCACGCTCAGTTTTACGCAATTTTTTCTGGAGGTTTTCCATTTCGGCCTCACAAAATGCGATCTGTTTCTCAAGCTGGTTGATGCGGGAACGATTGGTGCTCAAGGCAGCGTGAAGCTGATCGCGACGTTCACGGGCTCGACTTTCTGCATTCGGATCGGCCTGAACACCGATGTCTTTCATCTCCTGCTCAAGTTCCTTCAACATATCCTGCTTAGTGTCATAGGAACTCTTCAATGAGGCCAATACTTGATTAAATTGGGCGTATTGTGATTGCTGCTGGCGCAATTGTTCACGCGCGCGGCTGCGATCAGACTCCGCATGTTCAAGGCGCTGGCGCAATTTATCATTCAGATCAGCATTGTCACTGAGCATCCCCACAGAATCGCTATAGCTGAAATGCGCACGACGCTGCACCACTTCCGTCAAAGCAAAAGCTTGCTGTTTCGCTTTATTCTGGGTGTGTTTCGCCGTCTCATAATCCTGCTTCAACTGCTCATGCTGCTGTGGATCACTTTGCAGGACAGAAACCAACGGTTCGAGTTTGTTCAGTGCATGACTATGCTGTTGCAGAAAACGAGCCGCATCTTGTGCTTCACTCATTTCTTCACGCACCGTTTCCACACGGTCAATCAGCGTTTCATCCAGCAAGAGGGTAATTTGTGGGATCAGGCGGTTCAGCGCTGACAGACTCTCTTTTACCTGAACCAGTTTCTGGTGATGCTGTTGAGTCTGTGCTTCAAATTGAGAGAGTTCGCGCTCCAGTTCAATTCGCTGCTGATTCAAGCTACGAATATCAGCTTCTGGATCGTCATCAAATGCAACTGACAGATGTTTGCCCACAAAACGGCTGAAAGCCTGATAGGCGCGCTGGATTTTCTGGACGTCAAACGAAAGCGTTGCATAGCGTTCTGCCAGCGTATCACGTTCAAAATTCAGTATTTCCAGGCGATTTTCCCTTGCAGCCCTTCCAAACAGCGGAACGTCAGGATAACGGGAATAACGCCACTGACGATCCGATGATTTTACCAGAACAGCATTTTTCCGCTCTTCGAAATCTAAGACGCTATCATCAAAGGATTGCGGATCGCCTTCAATCAGATAAAGATCTTCCGGGCAATCTTCCAGTGCTTCCAGATGTGGACTTACCAACGAAAGATCCGGCACAACGATAGCGTGGCGGGCTGGCCCGTACAATGCGGAGAAATAAGGCGCATCATCAATGGTGATGTCATCATAAATTTCTGACAGCAAAACACCACCAAAACGTTCCGCCAATGCAAGCAATCTACTGTCTTCGGCACCACTTGGCTGGCTCAAACGCTCAATATGCTTTTCAAGCTCACGTTTCTGTGCTGACACATCATCACGTTCGACGGTAGTTTCGCGTTCTTGCTCCAACAATTGTTGCATGTATTCAGTGACATCATTGGCACTTTCGAACGTTTCACCGCTCTGCTCACAAAGTTGGTTCAATGCATCCTGTGCCGTCAGCCAAACTGGTGCTCGTGTTGTCAATCCCTGAATTTTCTGCTTAAGCTGTTCCAGCTGCTGACGCATCTGCATACGGCGCTCGCCGCTTTCACTGGCATTCAGGCTTAACTCTTCCGAGCGGGCTTCCAATTCGCCCTGCAACGCTTCTAAATCTTCCGGTTGGTACTGCTGGTTGTGGCGCTTACAGAATTCCCCCAGTAAGCGCTCTGCATTTTGCTGGCTGTTCAGACGCTGTTCCAATTCAGCTAATTGAATACGCAGAGGCTGAACACGATCCGCCAGATGGCGTTGGGATGGCCATTCGCGCAGTACTTCACGGGCACTTTGCCATGCTGAGCTACGGCTCACCTCACCAACAATATTTTTCACCAGTTGATAAGCCTGCTCAAACTGACTATGGGCAGCATCTGCCACACTCAGCTTCTGCTCCAGCGCCAGCAAGGTTTCAGTCGCCTGTTGTTCTTTGGCCTGATAGGTTTCCTGCCACTCATCAGCATTATCTATCAATAAATCCGGGAGCTGACAAAGCTCACGGGCACGTTCCAGTGCTTGCAGCGCCTGTTGATATTGGATCGAGCGAGTTTGTTGAACATCCAACGCCTGCTGATAGTCAGCAAGCTGGCTTTTTAATTCATCAACTTCCTGTTCAGCCGCCTCAGACACGGCGTCATATTCTGCCTGTAACTCTTTCGCTTCTTCGACAACTTCAGTCTGTTCTTCCAGGCGATAAGTCAGTTCTTCAATATCTCCTTGATAACGATCTATTTTCTCCTGCTGACGCATGGCTGTCTGAACTAAATTCAGATGATCGCTAGCCGCCTGATAATCCATCTCCAAATCAGAAGACGCACCACTCTGCTCTGTAAGCTCCCGTGCTATTTCGACATGGCGATACTGTTCAGCCACTAATTGACGGCGGCTACCAAATAACTCACTACGCAAAGCCAAGGCTTCATCTAGGTGGATACGGCGCTCATTGGTATGACGCATGTAGTCAGCAGAAACATAAGCTGTCGCTTCCGTGATGAGATGTTTAAACAGATCGCGATCAGATTGGGTAACGCGGATTGCTTCCAGCGTGATGCGGTTTTCACGCAGTGCCGCTTCCATGTCCTGAAACGCTTTTCTAACGCCGCTGTTTTCTGGCAGTAAATAATCACGCAGTGAGCGAGTGATCGCGCTGGAAATACCACCATATAATGATGCTTCTATCAGACGGTAAAACTTACTACGATCACTGGCCGAACGCAGACGTTTTGGAATCACCCCCAAATCAAACATCAGGGAATGGTAATCGGTGATAGAGTTAAATTGTTTGAACTGAACACCTTCCATCTCATCAAGGCGCTCTTTCAGCTCATTTAATGGCAGAACCCGCGCCTGACGTTCGCCAATGTTTTCGGTCAATAACTGCGTTGGCTGTATCGATGCAGGGACACCCTGGATCATGAATGGTTTGATATCAACCTTGCGGTCGCGCCCGGCAACCTGCTGTAAGCGAACCCCCGCAATGATCCGCTGGTGGCGGGAGTTAACGACATCCAGTGTAGAATAACAGACCCCGGCACGCAGTTTACCGTGCAAGCCTTTATCACGGGAGCCACTGGTTGCGCCCGCTTCCGTGGTGTTTCGGAAATGAAGCAGCGTCAAGTCAGGGATCAACGCTGTTACAAACGCCGCCATCGTGGTGGATTTACCTGCACCATTACCACCGGATAAGGTGGTCACGAGTTCGTCAAGATCAAACGTTCTGGCAAAAAAACCGTTCCAGTTAACTAGCGTCAGTGAGCGAAATTTACCGCGTTCAATCATGACTGTTCATCCTCCGCACCTTCTGCTGAATGCTCTGATACTTCTTCGTGTTCATTATCTTCCTGCGATAAATTGCCTTCCACCGACATCGCTTCACCATCACGGATCATTCGTAATTGTGCTTCACGTGGGTTGTCACCACTACGTACATCTGCTCCAAAGCGGAATACCGTTTCAGTAATCGTAAATTTATTGCTGTCATTCTGCAGGAAATAGACCATTCCCAAACGGCGCAGGCGGTTTAGGGAAGTTCGTGCTTTTTCCTGTAGTTTTTGTTTATCCAGATCGGAGCCTGTCGAACGTTGGTTCACCAATTTCATCAGTTTACTTTCGTCAGCGAGCGACAATAGCTCGTCATACAGTTCCTGAAAGGTAAATATTCCCTGATTGGACAGACGTTCAGGGCTGAGATAGAGGTAACACAGGATTTTACCTACCATCATGTCCATTTCAGACAGAACAGATCGAGGGATCAGCGTCGTTGAGCGTGGACGCAGGTAGAAAAAACCTTCTGGTGCACGGATTAACTCAACATTATAGCGAGCATAAAACGTTTCCAGCTCCTCCTGAAAATCCATCAGGAAAGCATGATTATCAAGATCATCCATCCCAATGTGACGCCCTGAACGAAGCTGGCTGTCTAATTCAGGAAAAAGTGTGTTGGATAATGCCTGAGCCAGTTTGACCGGCATAAATTGTTCAATATGTGTCGATGACATGTGCCTGCACCTTGGCTCCGTAATCATTAATCGCTAACCATTCCGCTGGCAACCCAGAGAAATCCGCTTCTGCAACGCCCAGCCGTACTGCCTGATCCACCAGAATACGCGCCACATCGAAATGGCGGTTATGTGGATATTGAGCAAGATAATCGCGCAGTACTGCCCCCAAATCTAATGGGAGCCTGGCCTGCTGGTAGACCGCCAGAGCCTGCTCCACCATCTCGGCCAATTGTTCGTTGATTTCACTAAATTCTTCATATTCCATGTCTGGCGGTAATTCTCCCATTACCTCTTCATTGCGCAATGTCAGTTCTTCGTCGCGCATATCCAGCAAACGCTCTGCATTGGCGATGGTCAGCACCCACGGATGATCAAAATAGTGTTGGATAGATTGGCGGAGACGTTGAGCAAATATGCGGTTCTTATCCATATCGATAGCGGTACGGATAAATTTGTGAACGTGGCGATCATAGCCAATCCAGAGATCGATAGCCTGTTGCCCCCAACTAATAATGCGGTCGAGTTTACTTTGCAGATCAAAAACCAGTTTATCCACCAATTCTAAGCCACCGCTACCCATATTAGCATCCTGAATACGCAGTAGATTGGCCTGTAATTTATCACCAGCAGCTTCCAACGTATCCTGAAGCTCTCTCAATGTACCTGACGTTTCAGACAGTAAATGCTCGCAATTAGCGATAGCAGCCTGCCAATCTTGATTGAGGAGCGCAGCAATGTCTATTTTTACGCTGTTTTGCTGTTCATCCATAGTACGCTGTGACATATCGATGCTGTCAAAAATTTCAGCGACGGAATATTTGAGCGGCGCAAAAACATTGCGGTGCCAATGGAACTCATCGCCACCTTCTTCAGCAGCTTCAGCCGCCCGATGTAGTTCGTTGGCGACAATGGATAACTGCATGGAAAGGCGCAACGTGGAAAATTCGCGCTGGCGAATATAATAATCACTGATGCCAATACCCAATGGCGTCAAGCGATAAATAGCATTGCCATCCGCTAATTCACTGGTAAAGCGATTAATCAGCTTTTGGCGTACCATATCGTTAATGGCATTATTCGCCCGGACAGCAACCGCCTCTGACGTTTGCTCAAAACCTTTGCAAACTTCACGGAACGCATCAACCAACTCTCCCTCGCTCATTTCGCCATCAAAACGTTCACTGTTCAGCACTGAGATTGCCATCAAAAAAGCCAAGCGTTCCGGTGGCAATGAAATCGAAAAATCATTCTTTCTGGCCCAGGACACAAGTTCAGGAACAGTCTGGGAATATTCACTCATAATTCACTCTTTAAAGTCGGCTTGCGTGCCATCACATGAATGTAACGCCCCAGGCTGATATAGGGCTCCTGTCTGCAATAACGTTGTTCAAGTTCAAGCAACGCCGGAAAATCTGTATTTTGTAATTGGCGGCTTTGCAGGTAGTCGTGAAAAACCCTGACACCTGTTTTGCCTGTTATTTCCATATTGAGTTCAGTAAGCCACTGATATACCTGTTCGGGTACTAATGGGTTCTGTGGCGATAAAGAACGCTTTCGGCGACGCTGAATATTTGGCGTTGCCAAATGAAAGTTACCCAAGATGGCATTACGCATGACCAGTCCATTAGCATTATAAAACATTAATGAAAGTGCTCCACCGGGTGTTATTATCTCCCCCAATGTTTCTATTGCATCTTTTTGGTCAGTGATCCATTCCAATACAGCATGAAATAGAATTAAATCGACGGGTTGTTTAATGTGTTGACGAATATCCTGTACCGGGCTTTGAATAAATTGCATCTGATGGAGAACACCCCGCTCTTGTGCATTACATTTCGCCCGCAAGATCATTTCTTCAGAGAGGTCACATAATATGACCTTATGGCCTAATGCAGCCAATTGGCAAGCCATGTTTCCTTCACCGCCTCCCGCATCCAAAATGCGCAGAGGGCGTTGAGGTAAATGATTCAGCAATTCGTTGATATCCTGCCAGACAACGGCCTGCCTGATTTTACCCTTGGTTGTGCCGTAAATATTACGTGAAAATTTGTCTGCAATATCATCGAAATTGCGATCCCGCATGAAAAACTGCCTCACTGATAAGCTAAGTTTAATTTATTTATTGAGTAATAATGCTGGCTACTGTTATTTTGGCACAGTAATCATTGAATTCACTACTTTTAGCCCTAAATTCGACCCCGGGCGGCTATAATTCCACCAAACCAAGGCCAATCAATGTTATTTCTGCTTAAAAAATATGTTGGCGCGCTATTAATGCCTTTGCCTTTGATTATTCTTGTTTCTTTGACAGCCCTGCTATTTCTGTGGTTCACCCGCTGGCAAAAAACGGGTAAAGCTTTACTGTCACTGAGTTGGCTTGCGCTACTTTTATTTAGTTTACAGCCGATTGCTGACAAACTTTTACTTCCTATCGAGGGGAAGTATGTTCAACGCTACGAGCCTGACAAAGCATATATTGCCCCCGTAAAATATATTGTTGTTCTCGGTGGCGGTTTCACTTACAACCCACAATGGGCGCCCAGTGCCAACCTTATCAGTAATAGTCTGCCCAGAGTCACCGAAGGTATTCGGTTATATCACCTTAATCCTGGCACTAAAATGATTTTTACGGGTGGTAAAGGTGTTAACTCAATCAGTAGTGCTGAAATCGCTGCTATGGTAGCACAATCTTTGGGAATTCCTGTAGAAGACACGATTGCATTAAGAGAGCCTTTAGATACGGAAGAGGAAGCCGCTGAAGTTGAAAAAGTGCTTGGGCAACAACCTTTTATTCTGGTCACTTCCGCCAATCATATGGAACGGTCGCTCAAGTTCTTCGAACGGCGTGGTATGCACCCTATCGCCGGCCCTGCCAATCAACTGGCTGTGACAACTCCATTGTATGCATGGGAAAAATACATTCCATCCGCCTATTATTTTTCACATACAGAACGAGCTTGGTATGAAACGTTGGGTAAAATCTGGCAGGCAATAAAGCCAGTAACTAAAGAGGCAGCAACCGAAAAAACAGAAAACTCTTAATAGAAAACAGTGAGAGTCGGAATCATACTGAAAAAAGAGAATGCCGCAGAAGCGGCATTCTCTTTTGACTGTTATACCGGATAACGTGTTCAGCACTCAGCAAAGGTTTTTCTGACGGCTTCCAAATCTTCAGGTGTATCTACCCCTGCACCTGGCGCTTGTAGCGCTTTGGCGACATGAATTTTCTCACCGTACCAAAGCACCCGCAGTTGTTCGAGCATCTCAATGCTTTCCAATGGGCTTGGCGCCCACTGCACGTAGCGACGGATAAACCCTGCCCGATATGCATAAAGCCCGATATGGCGCAGGAAGTTATCCCCGACTGTTTCTTTTGACTGCATAAAGCGATCACGTTCCCACGGGATCGTGGCGCGTGAGAAATAGAGCGCATAACCTTGCGCATCCATCACAACTTTTACAGTGTTAGGGTTAAATGCTTCTTCTGCATCTTGGATCTGTACTGCAAGTGTTGCCATTCCAGCATCACTTTCTGCCAGATTATCGGCGACCTGCTTGATGATTTGTTCTGGGATAAGTGGCTCATCACCTTGAACATTCACGATGATTTCGTCATCAGAAAATTGGTATTGATCAATGACTTCAGCTAAACGCTCTGTACCTGAATGGTGATGCGCACTTGTCATGCAAGCTTCACCGCCTGCGGCAGTGACGGCATCAAAAACGGCTTGGTTATCTGTCGCCACAATCACCCGATTAGCACCGGAGCGGATAGCCCGTTCCATAACGCGCACAATCATTGGCTTGCCATGAATATCAGCCAGCGGTTTTCCGGGCAGGCGAGTTGAAGCAAAACGCGCTGGGATGATAACGGTAAACATGAATTATTTTTCTTCCTCTGCTGGCAGGGCCCGTGCTTCATTTTCTAACAGAACAGGAATGCCATCACGGACGGGAAAAGCGAGGCGGTCAAGTTTGCAAATCAGTTCAAAGTTTTCTTTATCGTAATTAAGCTTACCGTAACATACCGGACAAGCAATGATTTCGAGTAAACGGTGATCCATATATCCCCCAAATGACGGGCTTCGAATTTAATGCGGTTCAGAATACCACAAGCTATGTATCACCGTTAACTCTGTTATTTTGTTGAATGCTGTGATGATTTACCAAGATTATCTGCGCATATTCAATTTAGGAAGTAAAGCACAAATTTCATCCAGCATTTTTTGCTCTTTTTCTTCTGGAAAATGTGCAGAAACCGGTAAATACCACCAATTAGGCTGAGCGAATTGGAAACATTTAACTGCATCTTTTTCTGTCATCAGCAAATTCTGCCCATCATCGGTCAGAGCCGACAATTGAGTTTTATCATAAGATTGATGATCAGCAAAAGCGTGTGTTTCCTGCAAAACAGCTCCCAACTGCTGCAAAGTTGCAAAAAAACGCGGTGGATGACCAATACCCGCCATTGCCACCCCATTGGGAATATCACTGACCTGACGCGATTCTCCCGTCAGCAGGTTAATCGCCAGTTCACCTTTTAATGTCATGGGCAATTCGCCTGTTTCCGGCACTCCCCCATTAACAATAATGGTATTAACCGTATTTAGACGACCAGCGAGTTCCCGCATCGGCCCTGCCGGTAACCAGCAGCCATTACCGAAGCGACGGATACCATCAATGACCACAATTTCATAATCACGCTGTAAGGCATAATGTTGGAGGCCATCATCGGTGATGATAATATCGACGGGGAAATGCATTAATAACGCCTTGATAGCGTCGGCGCGTTTCGGTGCGACCGCAACAGGTGCACCAGTACGGCGATGAATCAAAACTGGCTCATCTCCCGCTTGTGCCGTTGTCACTTCACCTGTTATCAACAGTGGGTAATGTTCCGCTTTCCCGCCATAACCGCGAGAAACAACACCAATCTGATAGCCTGTTCGCTGCAATTGTTCAACCAACCAAATGACGATTGGTGTTTTGCCATTCCCTCCTGCCGTCAAGTTACCCACTACAACAACAGGTACAGGCGCTTTCCAGGAACGGATCAACCCCAGTTTATAGCCTAAACAACGCAGACCGCTTATCAGCCCATAAAGGGCTGACAGTGGCAATAACAAGATGTAAAGCCATGAACGGCCGGACCATATGCGTTCAATCATTGACCAAATTGCATCCGATGTAATTGGGCATATGCGCCATCTTTTTCCAACAGAACCGAATGATTACCTTTTTCGACGATAAAACCGTCTTCAACGACGATAATTTCATCCGCATTTTCAATGGTAGAAAGGCGATGGGCAATGACCAAAGAAGTTCTGTTTTTCTGCAATTCATCCAGCGCCGCTTGTATGGCACGCTCAGATTCAGTATCCAGTGCTGAGGTTGCCTCATCCAGAATAAGAATTGGGGAATCACGCAGCAACGCACGGGCAATGGCAATACGCTGACGTTGTCCGCCTGAAAGCAGGACACCATTTTCACCAATCATGGTATCAAGACCCTGATCCAGTTTCTTGATAAAATCCATCGCATAGGCCATTTCCGCAGCTCGTTCAATTTCTTCACGGCTAAATTTTCCTTCGCTGGCATAAGCGATATTATTAGCAACCGTATCATTGAACAAATGGACATTCTGCGATACCAGCGCTATCTGGCTGCGTAGTGAAGACAATGAGTATTCACGCAAATCATGCCCATCCAACATGATGCCGCCTTCATTGATATCGTAAAAACGAGTGAGAAGATTGGCAATCGTCGATTTTCCTGAACCAGAACGCCCCACCAATGCGACAGTTTTACCTTTAGGAATGGTCATTGAGATGCTTTTCAGCGCAGGATGATCTTTGGTTGGATAGCAGAATGTGACATTACGGAATTCAAGATCACCTTTTGCTTTTTTCAGCTCCAGCTTACCTTCATCTTTTTCCTGTTCCATATCCAGAATCGCAAATAATGTTTGGCAAGCGGCCATACCACGCTGGAATTGTGCGTTAACATTAGTCAGCGATTTCAATGGGCGCATCAGGGCGATCATGGATGAAAATACCACGGTGATTTTACCCGCAGTCAGTGCGCCCATAATTTCCGGGAAACTGGCAGCATAGAGGACAAACGCTAAAGCAAAAGAGGCAATTAACTGAATAATGGGGTCAGAAATAGACGACGCCGACACCATTTTCATGCCTTGCTGACGCATATGGTT
Coding sequences within it:
- the lpxK gene encoding tetraacyldisaccharide 4'-kinase, whose protein sequence is MIERIWSGRSWLYILLLPLSALYGLISGLRCLGYKLGLIRSWKAPVPVVVVGNLTAGGNGKTPIVIWLVEQLQRTGYQIGVVSRGYGGKAEHYPLLITGEVTTAQAGDEPVLIHRRTGAPVAVAPKRADAIKALLMHFPVDIIITDDGLQHYALQRDYEIVVIDGIRRFGNGCWLPAGPMRELAGRLNTVNTIIVNGGVPETGELPMTLKGELAINLLTGESRQVSDIPNGVAMAGIGHPPRFFATLQQLGAVLQETHAFADHQSYDKTQLSALTDDGQNLLMTEKDAVKCFQFAQPNWWYLPVSAHFPEEKEQKMLDEICALLPKLNMRR
- the elyC gene encoding envelope biogenesis factor ElyC produces the protein MLFLLKKYVGALLMPLPLIILVSLTALLFLWFTRWQKTGKALLSLSWLALLLFSLQPIADKLLLPIEGKYVQRYEPDKAYIAPVKYIVVLGGGFTYNPQWAPSANLISNSLPRVTEGIRLYHLNPGTKMIFTGGKGVNSISSAEIAAMVAQSLGIPVEDTIALREPLDTEEEAAEVEKVLGQQPFILVTSANHMERSLKFFERRGMHPIAGPANQLAVTTPLYAWEKYIPSAYYFSHTERAWYETLGKIWQAIKPVTKEAATEKTENS
- the mukB gene encoding chromosome partition protein MukB, with protein sequence MIERGKFRSLTLVNWNGFFARTFDLDELVTTLSGGNGAGKSTTMAAFVTALIPDLTLLHFRNTTEAGATSGSRDKGLHGKLRAGVCYSTLDVVNSRHQRIIAGVRLQQVAGRDRKVDIKPFMIQGVPASIQPTQLLTENIGERQARVLPLNELKERLDEMEGVQFKQFNSITDYHSLMFDLGVIPKRLRSASDRSKFYRLIEASLYGGISSAITRSLRDYLLPENSGVRKAFQDMEAALRENRITLEAIRVTQSDRDLFKHLITEATAYVSADYMRHTNERRIHLDEALALRSELFGSRRQLVAEQYRHVEIARELTEQSGASSDLEMDYQAASDHLNLVQTAMRQQEKIDRYQGDIEELTYRLEEQTEVVEEAKELQAEYDAVSEAAEQEVDELKSQLADYQQALDVQQTRSIQYQQALQALERARELCQLPDLLIDNADEWQETYQAKEQQATETLLALEQKLSVADAAHSQFEQAYQLVKNIVGEVSRSSAWQSAREVLREWPSQRHLADRVQPLRIQLAELEQRLNSQQNAERLLGEFCKRHNQQYQPEDLEALQGELEARSEELSLNASESGERRMQMRQQLEQLKQKIQGLTTRAPVWLTAQDALNQLCEQSGETFESANDVTEYMQQLLEQERETTVERDDVSAQKRELEKHIERLSQPSGAEDSRLLALAERFGGVLLSEIYDDITIDDAPYFSALYGPARHAIVVPDLSLVSPHLEALEDCPEDLYLIEGDPQSFDDSVLDFEERKNAVLVKSSDRQWRYSRYPDVPLFGRAARENRLEILNFERDTLAERYATLSFDVQKIQRAYQAFSRFVGKHLSVAFDDDPEADIRSLNQQRIELERELSQFEAQTQQHHQKLVQVKESLSALNRLIPQITLLLDETLIDRVETVREEMSEAQDAARFLQQHSHALNKLEPLVSVLQSDPQQHEQLKQDYETAKHTQNKAKQQAFALTEVVQRRAHFSYSDSVGMLSDNADLNDKLRQRLEHAESDRSRAREQLRQQQSQYAQFNQVLASLKSSYDTKQDMLKELEQEMKDIGVQADPNAESRARERRDQLHAALSTNRSRINQLEKQIAFCEAEMENLQKKLRKTERDYYQKREQVVSSKAGWCAVMRLVKDNGVERRLHRRELAYMNGDELRSMSDKALGALRLAVANNEHLRDALRLSEDPKRPERKIQFFVAVYQHLRERIRQDIIRTDDPVDAIEQMEIELARLTEELTAREQKLAISSKSVANIIRKTIQREQNRIRMLNQGLQAVSFGQVGGVRLNVNVRESHSILLDVLSEQQEQHQDLFKSQRLTFSEAMAKLYQRLNPQIDMGQRLPQTIGEELLDYRNYLELDVEVNRGSDGWLKAESGALSTGEAIGTGMSILVMVVQSWEEESRRLRGKDISPCRLLFLDEAARLDAKSIATLFELCERLQMQLIIAAPENISPEKGTTYKLVRKIFNNHEHVHVVGLRGFGQDAPAIEQLQPILAE
- the mukF gene encoding chromosome partition protein MukF; this encodes MSEYSQTVPELVSWARKNDFSISLPPERLAFLMAISVLNSERFDGEMSEGELVDAFREVCKGFEQTSEAVAVRANNAINDMVRQKLINRFTSELADGNAIYRLTPLGIGISDYYIRQREFSTLRLSMQLSIVANELHRAAEAAEEGGDEFHWHRNVFAPLKYSVAEIFDSIDMSQRTMDEQQNSVKIDIAALLNQDWQAAIANCEHLLSETSGTLRELQDTLEAAGDKLQANLLRIQDANMGSGGLELVDKLVFDLQSKLDRIISWGQQAIDLWIGYDRHVHKFIRTAIDMDKNRIFAQRLRQSIQHYFDHPWVLTIANAERLLDMRDEELTLRNEEVMGELPPDMEYEEFSEINEQLAEMVEQALAVYQQARLPLDLGAVLRDYLAQYPHNRHFDVARILVDQAVRLGVAEADFSGLPAEWLAINDYGAKVQAHVIDTY
- the mukE gene encoding chromosome partition protein MukE; the protein is MSSTHIEQFMPVKLAQALSNTLFPELDSQLRSGRHIGMDDLDNHAFLMDFQEELETFYARYNVELIRAPEGFFYLRPRSTTLIPRSVLSEMDMMVGKILCYLYLSPERLSNQGIFTFQELYDELLSLADESKLMKLVNQRSTGSDLDKQKLQEKARTSLNRLRRLGMVYFLQNDSNKFTITETVFRFGADVRSGDNPREAQLRMIRDGEAMSVEGNLSQEDNEHEEVSEHSAEGAEDEQS
- the msbA gene encoding lipid A ABC transporter ATP-binding protein/permease MsbA — translated: MMNDKDLSTWQTFRRLWPLITPFKLGLAVAAIALVINAAGDTLMLSLLKPLLDEGFGKADMSVLEWMPLVVIGLMLLRGISGFISSYCISWVSGKVVMQVRRRLFTHMMGMPVSFFDQQSTGTLLSRITYDSEQVASSSSGALVTVVREGASIIGLFILMFYYSWELSLILIVIAPIVALVIRLVSVRFRNISKNMQNSMGMVTTSAEQMLKGHKEVLIFGGQKIETKRFNQVSNHMRQQGMKMVSASSISDPIIQLIASFALAFVLYAASFPEIMGALTAGKITVVFSSMIALMRPLKSLTNVNAQFQRGMAACQTLFAILDMEQEKDEGKLELKKAKGDLEFRNVTFCYPTKDHPALKSISMTIPKGKTVALVGRSGSGKSTIANLLTRFYDINEGGIMLDGHDLREYSLSSLRSQIALVSQNVHLFNDTVANNIAYASEGKFSREEIERAAEMAYAMDFIKKLDQGLDTMIGENGVLLSGGQRQRIAIARALLRDSPILILDEATSALDTESERAIQAALDELQKNRTSLVIAHRLSTIENADEIIVVEDGFIVEKGNHSVLLEKDGAYAQLHRMQFGQ
- the kdsB gene encoding 3-deoxy-manno-octulosonate cytidylyltransferase, with amino-acid sequence MFTVIIPARFASTRLPGKPLADIHGKPMIVRVMERAIRSGANRVIVATDNQAVFDAVTAAGGEACMTSAHHHSGTERLAEVIDQYQFSDDEIIVNVQGDEPLIPEQIIKQVADNLAESDAGMATLAVQIQDAEEAFNPNTVKVVMDAQGYALYFSRATIPWERDRFMQSKETVGDNFLRHIGLYAYRAGFIRRYVQWAPSPLESIEMLEQLRVLWYGEKIHVAKALQAPGAGVDTPEDLEAVRKTFAEC
- a CDS encoding Trm112 family protein; protein product: MDHRLLEIIACPVCYGKLNYDKENFELICKLDRLAFPVRDGIPVLLENEARALPAEEEK
- the cmoM gene encoding tRNA uridine 5-oxyacetic acid(34) methyltransferase CmoM; amino-acid sequence: MRDRNFDDIADKFSRNIYGTTKGKIRQAVVWQDINELLNHLPQRPLRILDAGGGEGNMACQLAALGHKVILCDLSEEMILRAKCNAQERGVLHQMQFIQSPVQDIRQHIKQPVDLILFHAVLEWITDQKDAIETLGEIITPGGALSLMFYNANGLVMRNAILGNFHLATPNIQRRRKRSLSPQNPLVPEQVYQWLTELNMEITGKTGVRVFHDYLQSRQLQNTDFPALLELEQRYCRQEPYISLGRYIHVMARKPTLKSEL